A section of the Gimesia sp. genome encodes:
- the tsf gene encoding translation elongation factor Ts, protein MAEITAAAVKALREMTDLPMMACKKALQEAGGDQDKAIEILREEAGKIQLKRSDNATSEGRITVLSSDDGSNTVMLEIVCESAPVAGGEDLTNFANACAAQLLANPEVNTVEDLLKLDSEKAAGKTLNDDFMDMLNKIREKIVVSKIARAKAPSGSYVHHDGKTGVLFQAAGESADAELLRGVAMHIAALKPTVVKEDELDSAVVAEERNRLVEEAKATGKPDNIIEKIVDGRMKTFFVEQGVLVYQPFAVDDSKTVSQALAEKGLEAVSFTRWAIGG, encoded by the coding sequence ATGGCTGAAATTACAGCTGCAGCCGTGAAAGCCTTACGCGAAATGACCGACCTGCCAATGATGGCATGCAAAAAAGCACTGCAGGAAGCTGGTGGCGATCAGGATAAAGCCATCGAAATTCTGCGTGAAGAAGCCGGTAAAATTCAGCTGAAGCGAAGTGATAATGCCACCAGCGAAGGCCGGATTACAGTCCTCTCCAGCGATGATGGTTCTAACACTGTCATGCTGGAAATCGTCTGTGAATCAGCGCCGGTTGCCGGTGGAGAAGACCTGACCAACTTCGCCAACGCCTGTGCCGCACAGCTGCTGGCTAACCCGGAAGTCAACACCGTTGAAGACCTGCTGAAACTCGACTCCGAAAAGGCAGCTGGAAAAACTCTCAACGATGACTTCATGGACATGCTGAATAAGATCCGCGAAAAGATCGTCGTTTCTAAAATCGCACGGGCCAAAGCTCCCAGTGGCAGCTATGTGCACCATGACGGCAAGACCGGCGTACTGTTCCAGGCTGCTGGTGAGTCTGCAGACGCAGAGCTGCTGCGTGGCGTTGCAATGCACATCGCGGCTTTGAAGCCGACTGTTGTTAAAGAAGATGAACTGGATTCTGCTGTCGTTGCAGAAGAGCGGAACCGCCTGGTTGAAGAAGCAAAAGCAACTGGCAAGCCGGATAACATCATCGAGAAAATCGTTGATGGCCGGATGAAGACTTTCTTTGTTGAACAGGGCGTACTGGTTTATCAGCCGTTTGCCGTTGATGATTCCAAGACCGTCAGCCAGGCTCTGGCAGAAAAAGGACTGGAAGCTGTTTCATTCACCCGTTGGGCGATTGGCGGCTAA
- the rpsB gene encoding 30S ribosomal protein S2 encodes MSELVVKDILEAGVHYGHKTSRWNPKMRPYIYGRRNQIHIIDLKETVRGILRGKKYLERVASQGSLILFVGTKKQAQGPIRDAANACGMPYVTERWLGGALTNFRTVRNRLKRLEELESLEETGEINSYSKKMQSTLMREKRKVYRNLNGIRTMNRLPEALVVVDPTKEKNAVHEAHILGIKVVGLIDTDSDPDEVDLPIPGNDDSIRSIRLVMNQLAAAVVSGKGNLPDTGKKDEDEGGEEELKPVPSL; translated from the coding sequence ATGTCTGAATTAGTCGTTAAAGATATTCTCGAAGCGGGTGTTCACTACGGTCACAAGACCAGCCGGTGGAACCCTAAAATGCGTCCTTACATTTATGGACGTCGTAACCAGATTCATATCATCGACCTGAAAGAGACTGTCCGCGGCATTCTGCGTGGTAAAAAGTATCTGGAACGGGTCGCTTCACAGGGCAGCCTGATTCTGTTCGTCGGAACCAAGAAGCAGGCACAGGGCCCGATTCGCGATGCAGCCAACGCTTGTGGCATGCCTTACGTGACCGAACGCTGGCTGGGTGGTGCTCTGACCAACTTCCGCACCGTTCGTAATCGTCTGAAGCGTCTGGAAGAACTGGAATCACTGGAAGAAACCGGTGAAATCAATTCCTACTCCAAGAAGATGCAGTCGACCCTGATGCGGGAAAAACGCAAGGTTTACCGTAACCTGAATGGTATCCGCACCATGAACCGCCTGCCCGAAGCACTGGTGGTTGTCGACCCAACCAAGGAAAAGAATGCGGTACACGAAGCCCACATCCTGGGAATCAAAGTTGTTGGCCTGATTGATACCGATTCCGATCCGGATGAAGTCGATCTGCCGATTCCAGGTAACGACGACAGCATTCGTTCCATCCGTCTGGTCATGAATCAGCTGGCTGCAGCCGTGGTTTCTGGCAAAGGCAATCTGCCGGATACCGGTAAAAAAGATGAAGATGAAGGCGGCGAAGAAGAACTGAAGCCGGTACCTTCTCTGTAA